From the genome of Methanobrevibacter sp.:
TCTGAGGTAGAAAACAGAAACAAAAATGCCCAAGCTATTGTTGATGCAATGGCTGAAAAATTAAGTTAAAACCATGCATCGAGGCTGCCTTGGGATGAACTTAAGTTTTTAAGTTTTGCTGAGGCTTTAGCCACACGGTCTTCGGAAAAGCCATGCTGGTAGCATAAAAATTCAATTATTTTATCGGCTTTAGGTTTTTCCCATTTTATTTTATAGTCAGTATTGACATTATGCTTCAGAAATATGTCACGAACCTCTTCGAGGTCATGAGTTGACTGACTTTGAAGTTCAGCTATTTTTTCTTCTAATTTACCGTTATGTGCTAATTTAAGTGCAGTTTTAGCACCGATTCCTTTAAGGCCTTCACAAAAATCGGTTCCAATTAAAATTCCCATGTCAACCAGCTGTTCACGGCTAACGTTCAGCTGTCTTAAGACCTTATCCAGCTGGTAATATTCAAGGTTTCCAAGGTTTGATGATACTGCAAGGTTTCTTACAACTCTTTTTGCTCCAAAAAGCAGACAGTCATAATCTTGTGATGCAACGGCATATGCGTCACCGTTTGCTACAAGATAAGCTGCCTGAGCTTCACCTTCACCTTTGGCTTCAACATAAGGTATTCCCATATATGTCAATAGTTTTTTTGATGATTCAATGATTTCAGGGGATAGTTTTGATGATCTTATGGCAAATTTACGGGCCTTTTCGGTGTCGCCTTTCCTGAGTGCTTCCTTAAAAATCTGTTCGGCTTCATCTCTAACTTCCCGTCTTTTGGCCTGTGTTTCACTTTTAAGTTCAGGTGCTTTCCCGTCAAAGATATATATTGGTTTTATGCCTTTTTCAACCATTGATGAGTTTCTGTACAGTATTCCACTCAGGTGTGAAGTGATATTTCCGTTTTCATCACTCAATGGTCTTCCGTCTCTCTGTCTGATTGTGGATAGGAACTGATAAAGTGTATTGAATGCATCAATTGACACTACTCTTCCTTCCAAATCCTTAAAGCTTATTGTTTCCGGTTCTACTATATCCTTAAGTTTTACACCCATTTTAACACCTTAGATTTCTTTTGAAAAGTAACTGATAGGGAATGATTCTTTTGTCCACATCACAATTTCATCATTTTCAATCACAACGTAATCACGGGATACGAAATCTTCTGAAGTATGAAAAAGTTCTTTTAGTGTTGCGGACGGCTTTTCAATGTATACATCATTGATTTCACGTCTGCTTTCAATTTTATATTTTTTAATAATTTTGCCTATCGGCAGTTTGCCCTCTACAATGTCTGCATGAGCTTCTTTTTTGCATCTTGACAATGGGATGTATGACAGTGCATAAATCATTGGCCTTCCTCTTCCATGAATCAGGACTTCCCTGATGTGAATCTCATCATCTTTGCCGACATTTAAAAGTTCTGACTTTTCACCGCCAGCTTTTTCAAAGCTTTGTTTGATGGTGAAGATACTTACGGTACCGTATAGCACGTCAAGTATTGCTGTGATTGACCCTTCAATGGATAATAGCACTTTCTGTGTATTTGAAAATTTTATATCGTATTCCTGTTCTATTTCTCTTATTCTGTCATGTAATTCGTTTTTAACTATACTTCCTTTATTAATCATTGTATCACTATATTTCAGTAAAGTAACTTACTGGAAACATTTCTTTAATCCACATTAAAATTTCATCGTCGTTGATTATTACATAGTCACGTGCCAGGAAATCCTCATCTGTTTTAAACAGTTCTTTTAGTTTGGCATCTGGCTTTTCAATGAATATGTTGTTGACTTCCCTTCTTGATTCGATTTTATAGTTTTTAAGGATTCTTCCGATTGGTATGTCTGCTCTTAGCAAATCAGCACAGATTTCTTCACTG
Proteins encoded in this window:
- a CDS encoding chorismate lyase, translated to MINKGSIVKNELHDRIREIEQEYDIKFSNTQKVLLSIEGSITAILDVLYGTVSIFTIKQSFEKAGGEKSELLNVGKDDEIHIREVLIHGRGRPMIYALSYIPLSRCKKEAHADIVEGKLPIGKIIKKYKIESRREINDVYIEKPSATLKELFHTSEDFVSRDYVVIENDEIVMWTKESFPISYFSKEI
- the fen gene encoding flap endonuclease-1, whose amino-acid sequence is MGVKLKDIVEPETISFKDLEGRVVSIDAFNTLYQFLSTIRQRDGRPLSDENGNITSHLSGILYRNSSMVEKGIKPIYIFDGKAPELKSETQAKRREVRDEAEQIFKEALRKGDTEKARKFAIRSSKLSPEIIESSKKLLTYMGIPYVEAKGEGEAQAAYLVANGDAYAVASQDYDCLLFGAKRVVRNLAVSSNLGNLEYYQLDKVLRQLNVSREQLVDMGILIGTDFCEGLKGIGAKTALKLAHNGKLEEKIAELQSQSTHDLEEVRDIFLKHNVNTDYKIKWEKPKADKIIEFLCYQHGFSEDRVAKASAKLKNLSSSQGSLDAWF